One Halosegnis longus DNA window includes the following coding sequences:
- a CDS encoding NAD+ synthase produces the protein MSQSVPLVEGDAITLDLSAEELEAQRDHITSFIQAVVDDAGADGAVIGLSGGIDSTLTATLAVEALGADAVHGLVMPSDVNTDQNMSDAERVAQWLEIEYDVLDINPIVDAFFDAYPEGVDDQMAAGNVRVRTRAVLNYFVANAESGIVLGTGNRSEAMTGYFTKYGDQAVDCNPIGNLYKRQVRQLASHVGVADDLVEKAPSAEMWEGQTDEEEMGLDYDTLDAILALHVDGPFSKSATIESLGVPESAVDRVVDLVEQSAHKRSMPPAPAALHR, from the coding sequence ATGTCACAGTCAGTGCCGCTGGTGGAGGGAGACGCAATCACGCTCGACCTCTCGGCGGAGGAGCTTGAGGCACAGCGCGACCACATCACGAGCTTCATCCAGGCGGTCGTCGACGACGCCGGCGCTGACGGCGCGGTCATCGGCCTGTCGGGGGGCATCGACTCGACGCTCACGGCCACGCTCGCCGTCGAAGCGCTCGGTGCCGACGCCGTCCACGGGCTGGTGATGCCCTCGGACGTGAACACCGACCAGAACATGAGCGACGCCGAACGCGTCGCCCAGTGGCTCGAAATCGAGTACGACGTACTCGACATCAACCCAATCGTGGACGCCTTCTTCGACGCCTATCCGGAGGGCGTCGACGACCAGATGGCCGCGGGCAACGTCCGCGTCCGAACCCGGGCCGTCCTCAACTACTTCGTCGCCAACGCCGAGTCGGGTATCGTCCTCGGTACGGGCAACCGCTCGGAGGCGATGACCGGCTACTTCACGAAGTACGGCGACCAGGCCGTCGACTGCAACCCAATCGGCAACCTCTACAAGCGACAGGTGCGCCAGCTCGCCTCCCACGTCGGCGTCGCCGACGATCTCGTCGAGAAGGCTCCGAGCGCGGAGATGTGGGAGGGCCAGACCGACGAGGAGGAGATGGGCCTCGACTACGACACGCTCGACGCGATTCTCGCGCTCCACGTCGACGGCCCGTTCTCCAAGTCGGCGACCATCGAGTCGCTCGGCGTTCCCGAGTCCGCGGTCGACCGCGTCGTCGACCTCGTGGAACAGAGCGCGCACAAGCGGTCGATGCCGCCCGCGCCCGCCGCGCTCCACCGCTGA